From the genome of Cololabis saira isolate AMF1-May2022 chromosome 4, fColSai1.1, whole genome shotgun sequence:
cacacacacacacacacgcacacacgcacacgcacacacacacacacacacacacacacacacacacacacacacacacacactcatatatacacacacacacacacacatacacacacacacacacacacacacacacacacacactcatatatacacacacacatacacacacacacacgcacacacacacacacacacacacacacacacacacacacacacacatatatacacacacatacacacacacacacacacacacacacttatatatacacacacacacatacacacacacacacacacacacactcatatatacacacacacacacacacacacacacgcacacgcacacgcacacacacacacacacacacacacacacacacgcacacgcacacacacacacacacacacacacacacactcatatatacacacacacacacacacacacacacacacacacacacacacacacacacacacacacacacacacacttatatatacacacacacatacacacacacacacatacacacacactcatatatacacacacacacacacacacacacacacacacacacactcatatatacacacacacacacacacacacacacacacacacacactcatatatacactcatatatacacacacacatacacacacacacacgcacacgcacacacacacacacacacacacacacacacacacacacacatatatacacacacatacacacacacacacacacacacacacacacacacacacacacacttatatatacacacacacatacacacacacacacactcatatatacacacacacatacacacacacacacacacacacacacacacacacacgcacacgcacacgcacacacacacacacacacacacacacacacacacacacacacacacacactcatatatacacacacacacacacacacgcacgcacgcacgcacgcacgcacgcgcacacacacacacacacacacacacacacacacacactcatatatacacacacacacacacacacacacacacacacacacacacatatatacacacacacacacacacacacacacacacacacacacacacacacacacacacacacacacacatacatatacacacacacacactcacacacacacacacacacacacacacacacatatatgatctgagggggaaactcatgtttgagttgacgacagcaagaacaaatattaaaaagaaatgtacatcagttaaggcaaaagaaatttggaatagttgtaataacaacctaaaaatgtgtcgctctatcgtcaagtttaagaaattgtttaaagaaaatattgtaaataaatataaaacactataattataaagtatactatcaaaaacattctaggatgtgaaatgtcaattttatattttgtcttacttatttatttattttttttcttctttatatattgtttgttttcactgagtaaaagataatgtctcatatttttttgctgatcaaaagaaaaaagggtaggcactataagctacggcttcagcctacaccttttcggcaaaagaaatgttgattttttttttttctcttccttttcatcttgttctgtacaagccgaaataaagattaattcattcattcatatacacacacacacacacacacatacatatacacacacacacacacactcacacacacacacacacatacacacacacacacacacacacacacacacacacacacacacacacacacacacatatacacacacacacacacacacacacacacacacacacacacacacacacacacacacacacacacacacacacacatacatatacacacacacacacacacacacacacacacacacacacacacacacacacacacatacatacacacacacacacacacacacacacacacacacacacacacacacacacactcacacacacacacacacacacacacacacacacacacacacacacacacacacacacactctctcacacacacacacacacacacacacacacacacacaaacacacacacacacacacacacacacacacacacacacacacacacacacacacaaacacacacacacacacacacacacacacacatatatacacacacactcacacacacacacacacacacacacacacacacacacacacacacacacacacacacacacacacacacacatacacatatacacacacacacacactcacacacacacacacacacacacacacacacacacacacacacacacacacacacacacactcacacacacacacacacacacacacacacacacacacacacacacacacactcatttcCAGCATGTGATGATTTAAATTAGTTTCAGCTCATTAATTGTTTTTAAAGGTCACAGAGAAAAGGTCAACATTTACAGATAAAAACTCGTTCAGACTTTAATCACATTTATCAGATTCTTGCAAAATAACCAAATAAAGAACCTTAAAAAGCGGAGAAAGGGACCCCCCCCTGACACGGGGTCCCCGGCCTGGACTGGGTTACTGGTAACGGAGACTTCCTGCTGGAGGTTAAGGTCATTGTCCATCTCTCTGGAAACTGGAATCAGGGTTAAAGTTCTCTAGACGCTCGGTTTTAAAGCGTTTAAGGCGTAAACTCCGTAAACATGAGGATCTTCCAGCGTTTCCTCCTCCAGACGTTTCAGGCTCCTTGTTAGGTTTATGACCTAATTGTACGGACTATGTCCTTAACgaagtctggttctggttgctGATACGGAGGATTTAGTTTAGACCTGCACCCAGTTGCTCTGGACATATCGGACCAAAGGTTGTGTTTGAATCGCAGGTTTATTGTTCTTAACTTTAACTTATAAAActtaacaaaaacaataaacctAATTGCTCATATccaaaaacttttttctcaaaattgtacttcaacattaatctcgacatttcaacttttttctcgaagtgcataatgaaaaaaaaacttcctcctctgaaatattatttttatttttctcctgcctggccctgatactcttccgtacaaaaaCACATAACCTAacggagctgaaaccaggactagtagaccaaGTCGTAAACGAAGTCTAGTTCTGGTTGAGGATTAGTTTAGACGCTCCTAACATATCAGACAAAGGTTGGATTTGATTCACAAGTTGCTTCGCATGTTTATTTCTCTTAACTTTAACTCATAAAACTTAACGAAAACAAACAGAATTGCTCAAAAACATATAAGCACATACAAGGTACAGTGGAAACTGTTGCCTTCTCCAATCAGCAACCCCTGTGTCTGGTTTCCCAGGTTAAATAACCAGCTGACCTGGAATCAGCTGAGCCACACAGCAAACACCGCCCCCTGGTGACCAGGAGCAGAATTACATGAGATAACACAAAGAtgaaggcccaatcccaaactccaccctaaaccctcaagccctgagccctcacagactttcagtggcgtcagcgtcacgtgatcaagtgtgagagggtgtgagggctccaaatggtagaaataggaatgggacacacttagcagaaaccggaaacaagtcagataaaaacgtctgttttttggggttttttttcaataaactttatttaaaatttcaatttacaaaattcctagtcagatcaaaatgttacgtaccggtattataagtttgggaatgatcatccggatgtttgaaaacaaagtggtagcctatataaaggagcataaaattcaacaaagaacacaatttaaacatgcgcacagtacaatatgtatttccttgttaacattgtctttctttcaatctacccataccagcacatccagtatgccaggatcaatcgcccagtaatttcttttttgtaaacgcgtgtaaactgagttaaatattccagctgtgttatgaccatctaatattactttccatttttcagcatgatgtcatttcatttttgtaagagagcgtataaattgatggtaacctgagctaaatattacagttatcttattactatttactgcaacgtttttgttcaacttgctgaaatggtttaaattttgtggtcataaataaatgaataaccaaattactgcctgacttgtttgtgttggatctaaaactatcttgctagtatttacatgtatgcatttctgttaacatagggaatcttaattcaaacattgtactcagattaaagaaaagcaagtcttgtttattcaactgaggatttgtctaatccagtgcttctcaatcctggtcctcgtgggcccctgtcctgcatgttttacatgtttccctgcaccaacacacctgattctaattaaaggtcctaattagcttctcaccaaggtctgcacatctctgttgatgacacaggtacttttatcacggtgtgctgaagcagggtagcatctaaaacatgcaggacaggggcccacgaggaccaggattgaaaaacactggtctaatataaaatgaaaacaaatgaaattgaacctcaaattatgaatgaaaaaatgatgaagaaaacaacattttgtcctccatcttcccacaaatgtcaattaacttagataactggtcatccctcttcctttccctctcctcctccttttcatccagctctctcagcctcttttcctgtctttagtgttgaagaaagtccaaaacgtcatttgtcctttttttggatTTCTTTCCTccgtttgaatgaatgaatgagtgaatgaaaaactttatttcgaacatgctcaaaaaaaagaaaaaaaaaaaaaatatatatatatatatatttttttttttaaatttttatatatatatatacagtactcgagttgaggggggatgaggggggacggcatcccccctgaaataaaaacagtcaaaatcatccccccctgaaataaaaacggtccaaatcattcccccctgaaataaaaacggtccaaatcatcccccccggaaataaaaacggtctgaaaatggtccaaatcatcccccctgaaataaaaacggtccaaatcatccccccctgtaaaactgccatccccctttccatcccttatgtcatttcatcaatgaatgtggttttactgctatttcaacatttagagtcatcaccagaaaaataacaccagaaaaataacttatttgacaattttcacctgtttcaagtaaattttcacttgaaataagtagaaaaatctgccagtgggacaagatttatcttatcattacaagcaaaaaaatcttgttccactggcagatttttcaacttattttaagttaaaatctacttgaaacaggtacaaattgttgtcttttccagtgatgagtcttgttttaagtgtaatgagatttttttactaaaattagacattttaactagaaataagacaaatattcttgttaagattgtgagtttttgcagcgatccatgttacttatcctgtgaaggacagagtcatattaagttcagaaaagtgttttttattgttgtgttttgatgtatttgatgtaagcccagtggatatttcaagcttacagaaggctgcatttaactgctgctatgtcattcctgcagtatttctgcaggtgttttgatcagtgctattatttgtaatatattatattatttgtaatcagcacaaattttctgtccccatatgataaaatccaccatgccccctgattttttttttacaactcgagtactatatatatatatatatatatatatatatatatatatatatatatatatatatatatatatatatatatatatatatatatatatatatatatatatatatatatatatatatatatatatatatatatatataaaccaaagaacaatagttaaataatatgtttgttggtcgctccctgtttgtaaaggaaataatagggccgttgaaaaatcatcacgggacaacagtttctgaatttaaatcaccagtgggatatgtatttatatttacaggtgaactttttctcgcagtcgcacatgttccttttcctccgccccctgtactgtttacattctccctggtaacctcctctcatgtcacaacgcaatgaactgtgggtaattccctttcccagagtgtgctgggatgctgacttgcgggaagggggcagtaagggctgaaaatggctgccgggagccctcgcgcacttaaccacttgaggaatgggacagccctaagcCCTTACGCCaggtgcgggagcgcgcacgtaagtctacgagtctgcgagggtggagattgggattgGGCCGAATATGGCTCATACAAACATGTTTAGGTCAAGGAACACATTTGGGTGGTAGCAGGGGCGCCTCTAGGGATTTTGGGCCCCATGAAAATAATTTTTACCGGGCCCCCGAACACAGCAGCGAAATTTGTTaatgctattttacatacaatgcattttaatggtatttttgactttgacttttaaACCATTAAAATTGTTCAAAATTACTTTTTGCAGGCATTGATGTTTCCAAAACAAGTAAATTTATTATTACCAGggcattgaaaataaaacatttgtgattatatgttatttaataacttagtgtcattatttttctttattataattttgaCCATCATTAGGGGCCTCTCTGGGCCCCCCTCAATCATGGGCCCCTATAATCTGTATCCTTTACCCCCCCTTTTCGGCGCCCatgggtggtagtctagtggttacagaggagggctTGGGTCTGCTGAACCCAGATTCAGGCCTCTGGTGAACCCCCTGAACCCTAATGGCTCCACAGGCGCTGGAAAAACACCAGCAGTGCTTTTAACCAACACAACTAGTGATGACTAAaagtttcttccttgtcggcttatggtctctcgggtggcggggttgtgcAAATCACCACCATGgagcatcctttttttttttttaaactgatcagttctggggacagataattgcagTAGCTTAGTCCTGATTCAGTTTTACAGAccgcctcatctataaagcttgcttgcgcagaaaaagcgcctgaaagttgcggaagccgccatctacgcaaagcctcggatctaaaaagaaaaaactaaccgaaaaatctgcgcaTCCCTACggccctcaccctcccgtaagaatttacttaagacacggggaactggcgaggcaggctgtgaggtggtgaaatgaagccagattcatgtcatactcttaataatgtcatcacatatcacaacatatattagacttataataaaatagcgctgatcgtgtccctctgtgtgtgaagctcagtcagtcaggactctggtgctgctggagctgcagccgcggtgacacgccgggaacctcctcacacccaccgctttaggacagaacaaatgaggggctgcgtttagggagccccacggagcccctaaagggactcagattttttaaaatatatataatgagttttacgcgcgcgtgaaacctttacgttcgggtgtaagcctaaattagggtcccgcgttaaaacgacgcagagcctacggcgtagggtacgccgcgacgcgcacctacgccgtaagctctgcgttggtgacgcagaaccataaacccgccctgagcagctctgaggggagagaggaagagggggagcggggggtgaagcggggctgcggggccgttttcgtatcgctttcatacagtgtcttgataatttgcaatttaaggctgagcctaccgttagtttttaaactgcaaaaagtaaggggaaagaaaacatggttttgaaaagacggggggacgtgtgtccccctgttgcgccggggaactcacggcgtttagcgcagcaacggtgtgctgccactcactctctttatttcatactgtttatatacttattctaacttttactgtcaccaccaaataatgtcgttttcctgtcccctcatccacaacatctagatctcagtctccgtgaaagtcagtgtcacggtggctggtcaccctctcattcattctgacgccaaacaggctgcaggaagccactgcgcatgctcagcaggctcatccatatgcatttatggtaaaaagtgggcgtgtagagggtgggatatgaggcggattcagctgcgcagccctccagctggactgtgatttataaaggaaCATTGCGTGAAAGTGTGCgggcacatggttttattgatgcagatttttttttgcgcccggcattttcggcttttgagtgtacgtgcacttttagtatgactcctacgcagtccattttaaatgaggcccctggactggttgctatttgtgtctctgcctgttcccgtttctgtttatttgttttctctctttataCTCTGTATACTGATAAATAAAGACGATTATTgttaagttcagagttcaccaACGAGGAAAATCTCTTTGTCATTACAAGGATCCGAATAAGTAAGAAAACTGATATTCGtccaaaaatgttttgttaaatgatgtttgtttggttttcttcTTGTCTTAAGATCTTTACctgattaaattaaaccttcatTCCTGAAGTTTCAGAGTTATTTTCTCTGTTTGTGGCTCTAATGCTCCAccgtatgaaaagaaaaactcgTGAAATACAAacagaataaattaaaataaagctTTTATTACTGTACAGCCATATAGAAAAAATTGCAAGGGAAGTCACCAAATATTTACAAGTGTTGCTGAGCGTTTATTGTTTATCTACAACCACAAACTTCCTCTGACCTAGAGCCTGAGTCACTGTTATCTTAATGCTCAGATCCTCTTTGTGGGTTTTCAGTTCGCATTTAAAACTgcttttttggggtttttttgtgtgtaaactGCAAGATGCTTTTTCTATTAGTGCCTCAAAAGCCTGTAAAAAAAACCCGTACCAGCTCAGTTTTCTTCTAATAAAggctatgatgatgatgatgatgatgatgatgatgatgatgatgatgatgatgatgatgatgatgatgatgatgatgttcagGTCTGACTGCTCCATGATTCTGCAGACAGACCTCTGTGGTTGTTTCATGACGCTTCATTTGGTTTCTGTTAACTTCCTTTACAGACAGACTTCCTGTTGTGAAATTGTAGCTTTATACTTTATAAGTTCAGGGATGTAAACCTGATTTTTCTTTATCCTATATTTTGTCGCAAAATTTGCAGGATTAAAAAATGATTAAATTGGTCACATCTGGTCGTGTTTGGTCACATCTGGACACATCTGGTCACGTTTGGTCACATCTGGTCACGTTTGGGCACATCTGGTCACATCTGGCCACATATGGTCACATCTGGACACGTTTGGACACATCTGGTCACATCTGGTCATGTTTGGTCACGCTTGGTCATGCTTGGTCACATCTGGTCACATCTGGTCACATCTGGTCATGTTTGGTCACATCTGGTCATATCTGGTCATGTTTGGTCACATCTGGTCATGCTTGGTCACATCTGGTCATATCTGGTCATGTTTGGTCACATCTGGTCATGCTTGGTCACATCTGGTCACATCTAGTCATGTGTGGTCACATCTGGTCACATCTGGTCATGTTTGGTCACACCTGGTCATATCAAAAGGGGACGAGGCAGCTTACAGAGAGGAGATCCTGAAGTTGACAGCCTGGTGCTCAGAGAACAACCTCACTCTGAACACCGGGAAAACCAAGGAGATCATCGTCAACTTCAGGAAACAGAACACCGACCCAGCCCCCCTCTACACCAACGGCCAGAGAGTGGAAAGGGTCCACTCCTTCCGGTTTCTTGGCCTTCTCATCTCCGACAGCATCTCCTGGTCTGAGAACATCACCgccatcacaaaaaaaaggctcagcagcggctgcacttcctgagGGTCCTCAGGAGATACAAGCTGGACTCCaacctgctgctgaccttctaccgctCATCCATCCAGAGCCTGCTGATGTACTGCATTACAGTCTGGTACGGCAGCTGCACTGCTGCGGACAGAGGAAGGCTCCAGAGGGTGGTGAAAGCAGCGCAgaagatcatcggctgccccctcccccccctgacggacatttacacctcccgctgcctcagcagGGCCACTAACATCATTAAAGACAGCTCCCAAGCCCCCGGCTCtgacctgtttgacctgctgccttcaggaagacgctacagagtcatcaggtcaaaaacaaacagactcaaaaacagtttttttccccaaagccataaTCACCCTGAACAACATGTGAATTATCTTcgttactgttttttttaactgtgcaatacttctcccagactctgtgcaatattcctacATGTGTATATACTATCATCTGTAAAAACCTATTCAAATGCACcgtaaccttttttatattttttatattatttatatttcttatatttcttattgtttgcactactgttatttgtcttgcactggagaggtgatgctgcttcaaatctcactgtacccaggtacactgacaataaagtattctgattctgattctgattccgaTCTAGTGACATCTGGTCACATCTGGTCACGTTTGGTCACATCTGGTCATGTTTGGTCATGCTTGGTCACATCTGGTCATATCTGGTCACAACTGGTCATGTTTGGTCACATCTGGTCACATCTGGTCATGTTTGGTCACATCTGGTCACATCTAACATTGTGACCATTTGGTGCAGAGACAACAACCTCCTGCTGAATGTCAGCAAAACAAAGGAGATTGTGGTTGACTTCCGGAGAGGCCACACTGAACTCCCACCACTGACCATCGATGGTGCTGCTGTGGAGCAGGTGAGCGGAACCAAATTCCTGGGGGTGCACATCAGTGAGGACCTCTCCTGGGCCACTAACTCTGTATCACTGGCAAAGAAAGCCCAGCGGCGCCTCTACTTCCTCCGCAAGCTCAAGAGAGCAAGAGCTCCCACACCCATCCTGAAGACTTTCTTCCATGGCACCATTGAAAGCATCCTGTCCAGCTGCATCACTGTGTGGGGCGGTAGCTGCACCGAATACAGCAGGAAAGCACTGCAACGCATAGTGAAAACAGCTGGTAAGATCATAGGTGCCCCACTCCCTTCCTTGAAAGACATTTACACCACCCGCCTCACCCGAAAAGCTATCTCGATTGCGAGCGACACCAGCCACCCCGCACACAGTCTGTTTAGCgtcctaccctcaggtagaaggtacaggagccTCCGCTGCCGCACTGCCAGACTCAGAAATAGCTTCACACACCAAGCGGGCAGGAAGCTAAATTCTCTCCCCTCACTCCCCCCAGCCAGATCCTCCAGACTGACagggaactgaactgaactgaaatccCCCCAAGCCCCGCACCCCCGCATTAAGAATGTCTGAATATCTGTCGTGTCACATCTGTTCACATCTGGCTACATATTGTCAAGGTTCAAAGGTTTTCAGCTCTTAGATGAAAACCTTCTGAAGATGATTTCCTGGGATTTCCCTGCAGACTCCCGGTGAGCAGAGAAGTGgttttggatcagctggtgAGTCAGATGTATTTAAAGTTACTTCATAAACGTTTGACGTCCCTCAGACTTCTGCAGTATGATTTACCACCACTTGGGGTCGCTAaagtgtaaagaaaaaaaagaccaaacagTCCAAGAGTCTCTTACGAGCCTGAACCAAGTGAgaatcctgcaggtcctctattgaccactagggtccggaTAGAGACCTGCAGGTCATTTagtgaccaccagggtctggatccagacctgcagaaaGCTTTGGGGGCATCTGGGGGGTCTCTCCGGTCCTGTAGCTCCGTACAACCATCGGGGTGGGGGCTGCAGAGGACAGGCGGTTCTTGAGTGATCTGAAGGAGGACAGCCGCCAGTCGCTGGACCTCCTCATCGTGGTACCGGCCGGCGTGGGGATCTGCGTAGTACTGCAGACCCTCCTCAGACCCATCTGGGCCCGGAAGGCCCGGCAGAAGATGAAGTAGATGAGGGGGTCCAGGCAGACGTTGAGGGCCGACAGCACCACGGTTACCTCCTTTAGGTAGAAGAAGCCCCGGCCCCAGGAGCTCAGGCGGGTTCTGGCGAAGGCGTACGGGAGTCGGACCAGGTGGTAGGGCACGAAGCACACGCagaagaccaggaccaggaccagcatcTTCCTCCGGGACTTGATGAGCATCCTGGAGCCAGACGAGGCCAGCTGCTTCTGCTGCGCTAGCCGGCGGGAGGTGCTATGGTAGAAGAAGACCAGggagaccaggaccagcaggaagatGGCCCCGGAGAAGCAGTGGACGACCTTGTAGAACAGGTTCTGCTCCGGGCTCTGGAGATCCTCACAGGCCACCTGTCCTGTGGCGTTGGCCGGAGTCTGGCCATCCTGCTTCAGGACCGACAGCAGGATGTAGGAGCCGGTCAAAGTCAGGAGGAATCCCCAGGTGACCGTGGCGATGATGCGAGCAGCTCGCACCCTTTGCAGGACGTGAGTTCCCAGAGGACGGACGATCTTCAGATACCTGGAGACACAAAGGAGGCGTCAGGACGGAAACTCAGTTTCTAATGAAACTATAACGTCTGCTGTTGACTCCTTATAACGGCCAAGAAGTTCCAGAAGTCAGATTTAGTTTAGTGGACTTCATTCAAGcttccatgttctttttagacGGAGGAGGGTTTCTCCTGGAAACCCAGCAGTTGTTCGGTCTTCTTCTAATTGGACTTAAATGTCCAACATGAGGCCTGAAGATTCCGggtttatttctaacatgacgttgaccattgctgatgtctttgccTCTTGGCATTATGTTCTCACACACCTGGAGGCTCAAAACCGAACCTCATTTCATCAcacaaataacaacaacaatctTGTGTCTTTACTAGGCGTTTAAGAACAAATACAGAAGAAAAAGTGGAGGAAAAAGTGGAGTAAAAAGGTCTGAGACGGTTTGTAGTTGAACTACAGTCAGTCAGCACAAGACGAGCAGAAACACAGGCGACACAATCGACACAGGCGACAGAGGCGACACAAGCGACACAGGTGAGACAAGCGACACAAGCAACACAGGCGACAAAAGGCGACAGGCGACACCGGCGACACAAGTGACACAAGCAACATCGGCGATACAGgtgaaacaggtgaaacaggtgaaacagGCGATACAGGCGACACGAGCGACACAGGCGACACAAGCGACAGAAGAAAACCCAGGCGACACAGCGACACAAGTGACACAGGCGACACATGCAACAAAGGTGAAAATGGTGATACAGGCGACACGAGCGATACAGGCGACAGGCTACACCAGTGACACAAGTGACACAAGCGACACATGTTACATAAACGACACAGGCGACCCAAGCAACACAGGCTACACAGGGGACACAAGCAACACAGGTGACACAAGCGACACAAGCGACACATGGCGACACAGGCGATGAAGGCGACACATGGGGACACAGGCGATACAAGCGACACAGGCAATACAAGCGACACAGGCGATACAAGCAACACATGGGGACACAGGCGACACATGGGGACACTGGCAATACAAGCAAAACAGGTAACACAGGCGCAACAGGCGACACGGGCGACATAAGCAACACAGgcaattgttgttgttatttgatGGAGCAACAGTATGACGATAAATTGGTTCCTAGGATTCATAAATATTCCT
Proteins encoded in this window:
- the LOC133442469 gene encoding P2Y purinoceptor 14, encoding MNSSNLSSFSPADMPTRIVFASVYSLMFVVGLFLNGFTLKVYFCGVQTQPSGSSVTVYLKNLVVADFLVSLCLPVRIAMLADGSTRFLLQAHCNFAAAAFYLNMYASIMFMGYIAANRYLKIVRPLGTHVLQRVRAARIIATVTWGFLLTLTGSYILLSVLKQDGQTPANATGQVACEDLQSPEQNLFYKVVHCFSGAIFLLVLVSLVFFYHSTSRRLAQQKQLASSGSRMLIKSRRKMLVLVLVFCVCFVPYHLVRLPYAFARTRLSSWGRGFFYLKEVTVVLSALNVCLDPLIYFIFCRAFRAQMGLRRVCSTTQIPTPAGTTMRRSSDWRLSSFRSLKNRLSSAAPTPMVVRSYRTGETPQMPPKLSAGLDPDPGGH